A single window of Deinococcus terrestris DNA harbors:
- a CDS encoding IS630 family transposase codes for NFLCEMERVLDVYSRPYDDRFPVLCFDEQPCFLIGDVMAPVPMEPGRVAKQDYEYQRFGSAAVLLAVEPKTGRRFVKVCARRTAEEYTAFMQDLEQAYPAAVQITLVQDHLNTHHGGSFYKFMSPQAAHRLVGRFEWVHTPKHASWLNMAELEFSALQRQCLNRRIPVLERLRSEVEAWVAARSRAGVTLNWQFSTQVARRTLGRHYEAIRIK; via the coding sequence CGAATTTCCTCTGCGAGATGGAACGCGTTCTGGACGTGTACTCTCGGCCCTACGACGACCGTTTTCCCGTGTTGTGCTTCGATGAGCAACCCTGCTTCCTGATCGGTGACGTCATGGCCCCGGTTCCGATGGAACCGGGGCGAGTCGCCAAACAAGACTACGAATACCAGCGCTTTGGGAGCGCTGCTGTGTTGCTGGCCGTCGAGCCGAAAACAGGCCGACGGTTTGTTAAGGTCTGTGCCCGACGGACCGCCGAGGAGTACACCGCCTTCATGCAGGACTTGGAACAGGCCTATCCGGCAGCCGTCCAGATCACTCTGGTTCAGGACCACCTCAATACGCATCACGGCGGCAGTTTCTACAAGTTCATGTCGCCACAGGCGGCCCACCGTCTGGTGGGCCGTTTCGAGTGGGTCCATACCCCCAAACATGCCTCTTGGCTGAACATGGCGGAATTAGAATTCAGTGCCCTTCAGCGGCAGTGCTTGAACCGGCGTATTCCAGTGCTGGAACGGCTTCGGTCGGAAGTCGAGGCTTGGGTGGCAGCGCGTTCACGCGCGGGCGTTACCCTCAACTGGCAGTTCTCCACCCAGGTCGCCCGGCGGACGCTCGGACGGCACTACGAAGCCATTCGTATTAAATGA